A stretch of Pseudomonas sp. CCC3.1 DNA encodes these proteins:
- the waaC gene encoding lipopolysaccharide heptosyltransferase I, with translation MRVLLVKTSSLGDVIHALPALTDAARAIPGITFDWVVEEGFAEIPTWHPAVGKVIPVAIRRWRKNIWETLKSGEWKRFKQNLRAEKYDLVIDAQGLVKSAFLTRYVKAPVAGLDKHSAREPLASHFYQRRLAVARGQHAVERLRQLFAVALGYDLPKGLGDYGLDVERLVELPRKKPYVLFLHGTTWDTKHWPEVYWRDLTVRMGHLGVEVRLPWGNPAEKARAERIANGLQNAVVLPKLNLAGVAKVLASASGCVAVDTGLGHLAAALDVPTISLFGPTNPGLTGAYGKVQIHLASDFPCAPCLQKKCTYQPTAQDQQRFDLKKEWPLCFTRLNPERVASRLSTLLLAEELR, from the coding sequence GTGCGCGTTCTGTTGGTGAAAACCTCATCCCTCGGGGATGTGATTCATGCCTTGCCGGCGTTGACTGACGCCGCGCGAGCGATTCCCGGCATCACCTTTGACTGGGTGGTGGAAGAAGGCTTTGCCGAGATACCGACCTGGCACCCGGCGGTGGGCAAAGTGATCCCGGTGGCGATTCGCCGCTGGCGCAAAAATATCTGGGAAACCCTCAAGAGCGGCGAGTGGAAGCGCTTCAAGCAAAACCTGCGCGCTGAAAAATACGACCTGGTGATCGACGCCCAAGGGCTGGTCAAAAGTGCTTTTTTGACCCGCTACGTCAAAGCGCCGGTGGCGGGGCTGGACAAACACTCGGCCCGTGAACCGCTGGCCAGTCACTTCTATCAGCGCCGTTTGGCCGTGGCCCGCGGGCAGCATGCGGTCGAGCGTTTGCGTCAACTGTTCGCCGTGGCGCTGGGTTACGACCTGCCCAAAGGGTTGGGCGATTACGGCCTCGATGTTGAGCGCCTTGTTGAATTACCGCGCAAGAAGCCTTACGTACTGTTCTTGCATGGCACCACGTGGGACACCAAGCATTGGCCCGAAGTGTACTGGCGTGACTTGACGGTGCGCATGGGGCATTTGGGGGTCGAAGTACGGCTGCCGTGGGGTAATCCGGCTGAAAAAGCCCGCGCTGAACGCATCGCCAATGGCCTGCAAAACGCCGTGGTGCTGCCCAAGCTGAACCTGGCGGGCGTGGCTAAAGTGCTGGCCAGTGCCAGCGGCTGTGTGGCGGTCGACACCGGCCTTGGGCATTTGGCGGCGGCCTTGGATGTGCCGACCATTTCCCTGTTCGGCCCCACCAATCCGGGCCTCACAGGCGCTTATGGCAAGGTGCAGATTCACCTGGCCAGCGATTTTCCGTGTGCGCCGTGCCTGCAGAAAAAATGCACTTACCAGCCGACTGCACAGGATCAGCAGCGGTTTGACCTGAAGAAAGAGTGGCCGCTGTGCTTCACTCGTCTGAACCCTGAGCGTGTCGCAAGTCGATTAAGCACGTTGTTACTGGCTGAGGAACTGCGCTAA
- the waaF gene encoding lipopolysaccharide heptosyltransferase II has translation MNILIVGPSWVGDMVMAQTLFQCLKQRHPQCEIDVLAPEWSRPILERMPEVRKALSFPLGHGALELATRRKIGKSLKGQYDQAILLPNSLKSALVPFFASIPKRTGWRGEFRYGLLNDVRTLDKERYPLMIERFMALAYEPGADLPRPYPRPDLQIDPHSRDAALAKFGLALDRPVLALCPGAEFGESKRWPSEHYAKVAEQKIREGWQVWLFGSKNDHSVGEDIRSRLIPGFREESVNLSGETSLAEAIDLLSCADAVVSNDSGLMHVAAALNRPLVAVYGSTSPGFTPPLADQVEIVRLGLECSPCFERTCRFGHYNCLRELMPAPVVEALQRLQGSVVEVN, from the coding sequence ATGAATATTTTGATCGTTGGGCCCAGCTGGGTCGGTGACATGGTGATGGCGCAGACACTGTTCCAGTGCCTGAAACAGCGCCACCCGCAGTGCGAAATTGATGTGCTTGCCCCTGAGTGGAGCCGGCCCATCCTTGAGCGCATGCCTGAAGTTCGCAAGGCCTTGAGCTTTCCGCTCGGCCATGGTGCGCTTGAACTGGCCACGCGACGCAAGATCGGCAAGTCCCTCAAGGGCCAATACGATCAGGCTATCTTGCTGCCTAACTCGCTTAAATCGGCGCTGGTGCCGTTCTTCGCCAGCATTCCAAAGCGCACCGGCTGGCGGGGCGAGTTCCGCTACGGCCTGCTCAATGACGTGCGCACGCTCGATAAAGAGCGTTATCCGTTGATGATCGAGCGTTTTATGGCGCTGGCGTACGAGCCGGGTGCCGACCTGCCTCGGCCGTACCCGCGGCCTGATTTGCAAATTGACCCGCACAGTCGCGACGCCGCCCTGGCCAAGTTCGGCCTGGCGCTGGACCGCCCGGTGCTGGCGCTGTGCCCCGGCGCAGAGTTTGGCGAATCCAAGCGCTGGCCGTCCGAGCATTACGCCAAAGTGGCCGAGCAAAAGATCCGCGAAGGGTGGCAAGTGTGGTTGTTCGGCTCCAAAAACGATCACAGCGTGGGCGAAGATATTCGCTCGCGGCTGATTCCCGGCTTTCGTGAAGAGTCAGTCAACCTCAGTGGCGAAACCTCGCTGGCCGAGGCTATTGACCTGCTGTCGTGCGCCGATGCGGTGGTGTCCAACGATTCGGGGCTGATGCACGTGGCGGCGGCGCTCAATCGCCCGTTGGTGGCGGTGTACGGCTCCACGTCGCCGGGCTTCACCCCGCCGTTGGCCGACCAGGTTGAAATCGTCCGTCTGGGCCTTGAATGCAGCCCGTGCTTTGAGCGCACCTGCCGTTTTGGCCACTACAACTGCCTGCGCGAACTGATGCCAGCGCCCGTGGTTGAAGCCTTGCAGCGGTTGCAGGGTTCAGTGGTCGAGGTCAACTAG